The following are from one region of the Marinomonas sp. CT5 genome:
- a CDS encoding BrnA antitoxin family protein — translation MRDHYDFSNSVKNPYAKKLKKQVTIRLDEDTVEYFKALADDKGIPYQSLINLYLRDCAQSHLELKMEWQ, via the coding sequence ATGCGTGATCATTATGATTTTTCAAATTCAGTCAAAAACCCTTACGCTAAAAAGCTTAAGAAGCAGGTCACGATAAGGCTTGATGAAGATACTGTTGAGTATTTTAAGGCGTTAGCGGATGACAAGGGCATTCCTTATCAAAGCTTAATTAATTTGTATTTAAGGGATTGTGCGCAGTCACACCTTGAACTGAAGATGGAGTGGCAATAA
- a CDS encoding DUF6653 family protein, with product MTLERKIAKVFQLTDENWMKHANPWSVYTRYSVLPLIILAFWSRVWIGWWCLIPGLITILWMFFNPIFFNKPQSTKNWASKAVLGERVYLNRDKVKIPGIHITHLYTLLNIISSSGMILSIWAVIYYSVWGAILGTALAYLGKSWYLDRMVWLYESMKLDNEEYKNWEY from the coding sequence ATGACACTGGAAAGAAAAATAGCCAAAGTCTTTCAGTTAACGGATGAAAATTGGATGAAACATGCTAATCCGTGGAGTGTATATACGAGATATTCTGTTTTACCGTTAATTATATTGGCTTTCTGGAGTAGGGTATGGATAGGCTGGTGGTGCCTAATTCCAGGTTTAATTACTATTTTATGGATGTTCTTTAATCCGATTTTTTTCAATAAACCCCAATCAACAAAAAATTGGGCTTCTAAAGCCGTACTTGGAGAAAGAGTTTATCTCAATCGAGACAAAGTAAAGATTCCAGGTATTCATATAACCCACTTGTATACCTTGCTTAATATTATTTCCTCATCGGGAATGATTCTTTCAATTTGGGCGGTTATCTATTACTCCGTTTGGGGAGCCATACTCGGAACGGCACTGGCGTATTTGGGGAAGAGCTGGTACTTGGATCGTATGGTTTGGTTATATGAATCAATGAAACTGGACAATGAAGAATATAAGAATTGGGAATATTAG
- a CDS encoding BrnA antitoxin family protein, which yields MRLDEDTVEYFKALADDKGIPYQSLIQFVFKGLCAVTP from the coding sequence ATAAGGCTTGATGAAGATACTGTTGAGTATTTTAAGGCGTTAGCGGATGACAAGGGTATTCCTTATCAAAGCTTAATACAATTTGTATTTAAGGGATTGTGCGCAGTCACACCGTGA
- a CDS encoding DUF3549 family protein, whose amino-acid sequence MNKIESLSDLFDMVGCDVSYYDIGRNITKITPQQAIQFDRKQQTYPFPFRQHAWLACLLNMGSEQGSKAKKEDIIEQGVIWFIKLPLDETGCLNLGTRDHFIKSIVDKILHKGEEAGLSEALEDNPYAFKPDQERMASLHAILGKDLHKVPSHYFDDVVTYLSSDLNQDDDSWQTLGLQGIAELAARVDENKYQALIQKAIQQAPKHVVSPLCHALEHEVLASPLQDTLIEKLQTEQDALMQASYLRALSRADLNDQLLLPLFGLLGSLTECRDDDLHPIAALAAKCPHWLGLNPQLLRIIMEKLAHREDGYIAFKQIAAELSQHPETKQPLWTLLRSGHVSPKLAQAVSYLFTQTSRSVQ is encoded by the coding sequence ATGAACAAAATTGAATCTCTGTCTGACTTATTTGACATGGTCGGTTGTGATGTAAGCTACTATGACATTGGTCGCAACATCACCAAAATCACCCCGCAACAAGCGATCCAATTCGACCGCAAACAACAAACCTACCCATTTCCATTTCGTCAACACGCTTGGTTGGCGTGCCTACTCAACATGGGAAGTGAACAAGGCAGTAAAGCCAAAAAAGAAGACATCATAGAACAAGGTGTTATCTGGTTTATCAAACTACCACTCGACGAAACGGGCTGCCTAAACCTTGGCACGCGAGATCACTTTATCAAAAGTATTGTCGATAAAATATTACACAAAGGCGAAGAAGCAGGCCTATCAGAAGCCCTTGAAGACAACCCTTACGCCTTCAAACCCGATCAAGAACGCATGGCAAGTTTACACGCCATTCTAGGCAAAGACCTTCACAAAGTGCCATCACACTACTTTGATGACGTGGTGACATACCTTTCTTCAGACTTAAATCAAGATGACGACAGCTGGCAAACACTGGGTCTACAAGGCATAGCCGAACTTGCTGCCAGAGTGGATGAAAACAAGTATCAGGCACTGATCCAAAAAGCCATTCAACAAGCGCCCAAACATGTTGTTAGCCCCCTTTGTCACGCCCTTGAACATGAAGTACTCGCTAGCCCGCTGCAAGATACCTTGATCGAGAAACTGCAAACCGAGCAAGATGCCTTGATGCAAGCCAGCTACCTACGTGCCTTATCTAGAGCAGACTTAAACGACCAACTGCTTTTACCCTTGTTTGGCCTACTTGGTAGCTTGACTGAATGCCGCGATGACGACCTTCACCCTATTGCAGCCCTCGCTGCAAAATGCCCCCATTGGTTAGGTCTTAACCCGCAGCTACTGCGCATCATCATGGAAAAACTGGCTCACCGAGAAGACGGCTACATTGCTTTCAAGCAAATCGCCGCAGAGCTAAGCCAGCACCCAGAAACCAAACAACCACTTTGGACACTGCTACGCAGCGGACACGTCAGCCCAAAATTGGCACAAGCCGTGAGTTACCTATTTACACAAACGTCAAGATCAGTACAGTGA
- a CDS encoding YqcC family protein, which produces MKEAFSAHHVLADLLMDLQMAMQDCEVWECEAPSEEALQSTEPFCIDTMNFEQWLRYVMIERFKAMLASGSDLPVRCHISPMAEEAFKDKPAAKVSNVVTCLNRIDQHLSGHL; this is translated from the coding sequence TTGAAAGAAGCCTTTTCTGCCCATCATGTGTTGGCGGATTTATTGATGGACTTGCAAATGGCAATGCAAGATTGCGAGGTTTGGGAGTGTGAGGCGCCATCTGAAGAGGCGTTGCAAAGTACAGAACCCTTTTGTATTGATACGATGAATTTCGAGCAATGGTTGAGGTATGTGATGATTGAACGATTTAAAGCCATGTTAGCCTCGGGAAGCGATTTACCGGTGCGCTGTCATATTTCGCCTATGGCTGAGGAAGCGTTCAAAGATAAGCCAGCCGCGAAAGTCAGCAACGTAGTCACTTGTTTGAATCGTATTGATCAGCATTTGAGTGGTCATTTGTGA
- a CDS encoding DUF1853 family protein: MITDRCHHPLVKDLAWLVEGHYIERDFDLQPYWLDDVNERLLWLDKHPDAIVSALAACKSHFLGSYFETLFSFAIEQLSVLKIHLEHFQIESEGKTLGEVDMLVETPDGELHQFEIAIKFYLERPDLFPHDWIGPNKNDSLLKKVTRAREHQLIILQTSEGSAAIEAIAEGRNPQASLLIFGRLYVSLDSKDKVIEWLNQIEHGGWIRVSQVALLAPFFSDFFILQKPHWLSVPCISDNFPFNSLQYAYNLVGEFLFDSRPKHVLLKPTFNTTDQIYRNVFIVPDTW, translated from the coding sequence GTGATAACGGATCGATGTCATCATCCATTGGTTAAAGATCTAGCTTGGCTGGTGGAAGGGCATTATATCGAGCGTGATTTTGATCTTCAGCCCTATTGGCTCGATGATGTGAATGAGCGTTTGTTATGGCTGGATAAACACCCAGACGCTATTGTTAGTGCCCTTGCTGCGTGTAAGTCGCATTTCCTTGGTAGTTATTTTGAAACCTTGTTTTCTTTTGCTATAGAGCAATTGTCGGTTTTGAAAATACACTTGGAACATTTTCAGATTGAAAGCGAAGGCAAAACTCTGGGTGAAGTGGACATGTTGGTGGAAACACCAGATGGTGAGCTTCATCAATTCGAGATAGCGATTAAGTTTTATTTGGAAAGACCGGATCTTTTTCCTCATGATTGGATAGGGCCAAATAAAAATGACAGCTTGTTAAAAAAAGTCACTCGAGCCAGAGAGCATCAGTTGATCATTTTACAAACCAGTGAAGGTTCGGCGGCTATTGAGGCTATTGCAGAAGGGCGTAATCCACAGGCGAGTTTGCTGATTTTTGGTCGTTTATATGTATCTTTAGATAGTAAAGATAAAGTGATTGAATGGCTAAATCAGATTGAGCATGGTGGTTGGATTCGAGTGTCTCAGGTGGCTTTATTAGCGCCATTTTTTTCTGACTTTTTTATTTTACAAAAGCCTCATTGGTTGTCTGTACCATGCATAAGTGATAATTTCCCTTTCAATTCTTTGCAATATGCCTACAATCTTGTGGGCGAATTCTTGTTTGATAGTCGACCAAAACATGTTCTTTTGAAGCCGACTTTTAATACCACAGATCAAATATACCGCAATGTGTTTATTGTTCCCGATACATGGTGA